A region of Myxococcus stipitatus DSM 14675 DNA encodes the following proteins:
- a CDS encoding FAD-dependent monooxygenase, whose amino-acid sequence MVTQHAVVIAGGGPTGLMLAAELALARVEVAIVERRASQELVGSRSRGLHARSLEVLAQRGVVERFTSQGQAVQNVAFGQTLLDLSDFPTRHNHGLALMQERFERILADWVGELAVPLYRGCEVTAFTQDDTGVEVVLSDGRGLRAQYLVGCDGGRSLVRKSAGIDFPGWDASISYLIAEVEMTEAPAFGIRRDEKGTYAMGKLEDGRVGVVLREEQVGTGDAPTLEGLRAGLIALYGTDYGLRGATHVSRFTDMTRQAASYRDRRVLLAGDAAHVHSPMGGQGLNLGVQDAVNLGWKLAQVVRGVSPESLLDTYQAERHPVAARALRKTMAQTALSRGDARMEAVRETLAELLRMDEPRKQYAAMMSGLDVHYDLGTGHPLLGRRMPDLDLVTAEGPRRVFHLLHDARPVLLDLGERGALDITPWEDRVRRVAARYQGTWELPVLGAVAAPVAVLIRPDGHVAWVGEGTDQGLHEALARWFGAPRVA is encoded by the coding sequence ATGGTGACACAGCATGCAGTGGTGATTGCGGGAGGGGGCCCGACCGGGCTGATGCTGGCCGCGGAGCTGGCGTTGGCGCGGGTGGAGGTGGCCATCGTCGAGCGGCGTGCCAGTCAGGAGCTCGTCGGTTCACGCTCGCGTGGCCTTCACGCGCGGAGTCTGGAGGTGCTGGCTCAGCGCGGGGTCGTCGAGCGCTTCACCTCGCAAGGGCAAGCGGTCCAGAACGTCGCGTTCGGTCAGACGCTCCTGGACCTCAGCGACTTCCCGACGCGTCACAACCACGGGCTCGCGCTCATGCAGGAGCGCTTCGAGCGCATCCTGGCGGACTGGGTGGGGGAGCTGGCGGTGCCGCTCTACCGGGGCTGCGAGGTGACGGCCTTCACGCAGGACGACACGGGCGTCGAGGTCGTGCTGTCCGACGGCCGAGGGCTCCGGGCGCAATACCTGGTCGGGTGCGACGGAGGGCGCAGTCTCGTCCGCAAGTCAGCGGGCATCGACTTCCCGGGGTGGGACGCGTCGATCAGCTACCTCATCGCCGAAGTGGAGATGACGGAAGCGCCCGCGTTCGGCATCCGCCGGGACGAGAAGGGCACCTACGCCATGGGCAAGCTGGAGGACGGGCGTGTGGGGGTCGTGCTGAGAGAGGAGCAGGTTGGAACGGGGGACGCGCCGACCCTCGAGGGGCTGCGCGCGGGGCTCATCGCGCTCTACGGGACGGACTATGGCCTGCGCGGCGCCACGCACGTCTCGCGGTTCACCGACATGACGAGGCAGGCGGCGTCCTACCGGGACCGACGGGTGCTCCTGGCGGGTGACGCGGCCCACGTGCACTCACCCATGGGGGGACAGGGGCTCAACCTTGGCGTGCAGGATGCCGTGAACCTCGGGTGGAAGCTGGCGCAGGTCGTGCGCGGCGTCTCGCCGGAGAGCCTGCTCGACACGTATCAGGCGGAGCGGCACCCGGTCGCGGCCCGTGCGCTGCGGAAGACGATGGCGCAGACCGCGCTCAGCCGAGGCGACGCGCGGATGGAGGCCGTGCGCGAGACGCTGGCCGAGCTGCTTCGGATGGACGAGCCCCGCAAGCAGTACGCGGCGATGATGTCGGGGCTGGACGTCCACTACGACCTGGGCACCGGACACCCGCTGCTCGGGCGCCGCATGCCGGACCTCGACCTGGTCACCGCCGAGGGGCCTCGGCGCGTGTTCCACCTGTTGCACGACGCGCGGCCCGTGCTGCTCGACCTGGGTGAGCGCGGTGCTCTCGACATCACACCGTGGGAGGACCGGGTTCGGAGAGTCGCTGCTCGCTATCAGGGGACGTGGGAGCTGCCGGTGCTCGGCGCTGTCGCCGCGCCCGTCGCGGTGCTGATTCGACCGGACGGGCACGTCGCGTGGGTCGGGGAGGGGACGGACCAGGGGCTGCATGAGGCCCTGGCCCGGTGGTTCGGGGCACCGCGGGTCGCGTAG
- a CDS encoding TlpA family protein disulfide reductase — translation MRRLPAFPLLLALTLVLSACERYDRPGIPVPETLRAETLEGVRIDREALLGRPWVINVWAPGUHACARELPELEALRSEYEARGVGFLALSLNPSEERNRQTAARLGVHMTVATAKGEVLGPLRISTVPATVFINRKGVVVAAVSGERSREFYARRLEALLASPE, via the coding sequence ATGCGCCGTCTTCCCGCCTTCCCGCTCCTGCTCGCGCTCACCCTCGTGCTGAGCGCGTGTGAGCGCTACGACCGCCCGGGCATCCCGGTGCCGGAGACCCTGCGGGCCGAGACACTGGAGGGCGTGCGCATCGACCGGGAGGCGCTGCTGGGCCGCCCCTGGGTCATCAACGTGTGGGCCCCAGGCTGACACGCCTGTGCTCGGGAGTTGCCCGAGCTCGAAGCCCTGAGGAGTGAGTACGAGGCGCGCGGCGTCGGCTTCCTCGCGCTCTCGCTCAATCCCAGTGAGGAGCGAAACCGTCAGACGGCGGCCAGGCTGGGGGTGCACATGACCGTGGCCACGGCGAAGGGCGAGGTGCTGGGCCCGCTGCGCATCTCCACCGTGCCCGCCACCGTCTTCATCAACCGGAAGGGCGTGGTGGTGGCGGCCGTCAGCGGCGAGCGCTCCCGTGAGTTCTACGCGCGGCGACTGGAGGCGCTGCTCGCCTCGCCGGAGTGA
- a CDS encoding FAD-binding protein, whose product MSSRTVSRRTLLQGALVAVAFNPLSRSWASTMEADAVPLPPLAGELLMDAASRTAATEDFGHIIHRTPWAVLVPGSVKDIVAMVRFARRQGLKIAASRGLGESHSTFGQSQVPAGIVIDMSALATIHEVGEDSAWVDAGVRWHELLQASLPSGKSPPVLTDYIELSIGGTLSAGGIGGQAFRHGLQVDNVLELDVVTGRGELVRCSRWRERPLFDAVRSGLGQFGIIVRARVRLVAVPPRARTYLARYDDLHRFMEDQRRLIEDGRFDYVEGSASPSNGGWAYQLEVVKYFTPGSEPEDSRLLAGLGFLPGTLQVSDGSYFDFVNRLAPLIELLKQLGVWSFPHPWLDMFVPARSAEAFVQEVLSQTTEADMGQGPILIYPFRSSALTTPFLRTPNDRHVFLFSLLRTAIPPTPENVAALLEKNRAIFDRLTAVGGKIYPVDAVSLSPADWRRHFHPSWERFEHAKRRYDPDHILTPGQGIF is encoded by the coding sequence ATGTCGAGTCGAACCGTCTCCCGGAGAACGTTGCTTCAAGGTGCGTTGGTGGCAGTGGCCTTCAATCCCCTGAGCCGAAGCTGGGCTTCCACGATGGAGGCTGACGCGGTTCCCCTGCCCCCACTCGCGGGCGAGCTGCTGATGGATGCGGCGTCGCGGACCGCGGCCACGGAGGACTTCGGTCACATCATCCACCGCACGCCATGGGCGGTGCTCGTCCCCGGCTCGGTGAAGGACATCGTGGCCATGGTCCGCTTCGCGCGGCGCCAGGGATTGAAGATTGCCGCCTCTCGCGGCTTGGGTGAGAGCCACAGCACCTTCGGCCAGTCCCAGGTGCCGGCGGGCATCGTCATCGACATGTCCGCGCTGGCGACCATCCACGAGGTGGGCGAGGACAGCGCGTGGGTGGATGCGGGTGTCCGGTGGCACGAGTTGCTCCAGGCCTCGCTCCCCAGCGGCAAGAGCCCGCCCGTGCTGACCGACTACATCGAGCTGAGCATCGGAGGAACGCTGTCGGCGGGAGGAATCGGCGGGCAGGCGTTCCGCCACGGCCTCCAGGTGGACAACGTCCTGGAGCTGGATGTCGTCACGGGCCGGGGTGAGCTCGTGCGCTGCTCGCGCTGGCGTGAGCGGCCCCTGTTCGACGCCGTGCGCTCGGGCCTGGGCCAGTTCGGCATCATCGTGCGAGCGCGGGTGCGGCTCGTCGCGGTCCCTCCCCGCGCGCGCACCTACCTCGCGCGGTACGACGACCTCCACCGCTTCATGGAGGACCAGCGCCGACTCATCGAGGACGGCCGCTTCGACTACGTCGAGGGCTCCGCCTCCCCCTCCAACGGGGGCTGGGCGTATCAGCTCGAGGTCGTGAAGTACTTCACCCCGGGCTCGGAGCCGGAGGACTCGCGACTGCTCGCGGGCCTGGGCTTCCTGCCGGGAACGCTCCAGGTGAGCGATGGCAGCTACTTCGACTTCGTCAACCGGCTCGCGCCGCTGATTGAGTTGCTCAAGCAGCTCGGTGTCTGGAGTTTCCCGCACCCGTGGCTGGACATGTTCGTCCCCGCCCGGTCCGCCGAGGCCTTCGTCCAGGAGGTCCTCTCACAGACCACCGAGGCCGACATGGGGCAGGGGCCCATCCTCATCTACCCCTTCCGCTCCTCGGCGCTGACCACGCCCTTCCTGCGCACGCCCAACGACAGACACGTCTTCCTCTTCTCGCTGCTGCGCACCGCCATCCCGCCGACGCCGGAGAATGTCGCGGCCCTCCTGGAGAAGAACCGCGCCATCTTCGACCGGCTCACGGCCGTCGGCGGGAAGATCTACCCCGTCGACGCCGTGTCGCTGAGCCCCGCCGATTGGCGCCGCCACTTCCACCCGAGCTGGGAGCGGTTCGAGCACGCGAAGCGGCGCTACGACCCGGACCACATCCTCACGCCGGGACAGGGCATCTTCTGA
- a CDS encoding zinc-dependent metalloprotease, with protein MLKQAAVLVVSCGALMVGCGTDMEDKNQEIVSNLVKAGYPANDIMVVDGEVFVGQDAHVTLEASREMIATGEETEEHYRTTNLVSSSVRKICINPTAGFNSYSRLSQGLDLAIANYNALGLSFTLARGPTTGCNANITATTMSGAGGSAGFPSGGLPYGTINIGTGLQSYSVDVNEHVITHEIGHCIGFRHSDYYNRSISCGSGGNEGAAGVGAILINGTPATATVGGSIMNSCFRSTESGEWTSTDITALNVLY; from the coding sequence ATGCTCAAGCAGGCGGCAGTCCTCGTGGTGAGCTGTGGTGCCCTGATGGTTGGCTGCGGTACCGACATGGAGGACAAGAACCAGGAGATCGTCTCCAATCTGGTCAAGGCGGGCTACCCGGCCAACGACATCATGGTCGTCGACGGCGAGGTGTTCGTGGGTCAGGACGCCCACGTGACGCTCGAGGCCTCCCGCGAGATGATCGCGACGGGCGAGGAGACCGAGGAGCACTACCGGACGACGAACCTGGTGAGCTCCTCCGTCCGGAAGATCTGCATCAACCCCACGGCCGGCTTCAACAGCTACAGCCGCCTCAGCCAGGGCCTCGACCTGGCCATCGCGAACTACAACGCCCTGGGGCTCAGCTTCACCCTGGCGCGCGGCCCGACGACGGGCTGCAACGCGAACATCACCGCGACGACCATGTCCGGCGCCGGTGGCTCCGCGGGCTTCCCCTCGGGCGGCCTGCCCTACGGGACCATCAACATCGGCACGGGCCTGCAGAGCTACAGCGTGGACGTGAACGAGCACGTCATCACGCACGAGATTGGCCACTGCATCGGCTTCCGTCACTCTGACTACTACAACCGCTCCATCAGCTGCGGCAGCGGCGGCAACGAGGGCGCCGCGGGCGTGGGTGCCATCCTCATCAACGGCACGCCGGCCACCGCCACGGTGGGCGGTTCCATCATGAACTCCTGCTTCCGCTCGACGGAGTCCGGTGAGTGGACCAGCACGGACATCACCGCGCTGAACGTCCTCTACTAA
- a CDS encoding alpha/beta fold hydrolase, with amino-acid sequence MSSSQSVLPTRRSFGLLTAAALSLASLSSAQAAPAAPTAEKRRADVQVRYRTVAIDGVDVFYREAGPKDAPALLLLHGFPTSSHMFRNLIPALADRYRVIAPDYPGFGQSAAPQRGTFDYTFDRYATLVEKLTEQLGVQRYALYVMDYGAPVGFRVATRHPERVTALIVQNGNAYDEGLAGFWDPIKSYWREPTPANREALRWLTSSKATKWQYTNGVPDTSLVSPDAWTHDQALLDRPGNSDIQLDLFYDYRTNPPLYPQWQEYFRNHRPPTLVMWGKNDEIFVAAGAAPYVRDNPKAEVHLLDTGHFALETHGQQMAELIRDFLARHPTKKRAER; translated from the coding sequence ATGTCTTCCTCGCAGAGTGTTCTCCCGACGCGTCGTTCCTTCGGCCTGCTGACCGCGGCCGCCCTCTCCCTGGCCTCGCTCTCCTCCGCGCAGGCCGCGCCCGCCGCGCCCACCGCCGAGAAGCGGCGTGCGGACGTCCAGGTGCGCTACCGCACGGTGGCCATCGATGGCGTGGACGTCTTCTACCGGGAGGCGGGCCCCAAGGACGCGCCGGCGCTGCTGCTGCTCCACGGCTTCCCCACGTCCAGCCACATGTTCCGCAACCTCATCCCCGCACTCGCCGACCGGTACCGCGTCATCGCGCCGGACTACCCGGGCTTCGGCCAGAGCGCGGCCCCGCAGCGGGGAACCTTCGACTACACGTTCGACCGCTACGCCACTCTCGTGGAGAAGCTGACCGAGCAGTTGGGCGTGCAGCGATACGCGCTCTACGTCATGGACTACGGCGCGCCCGTGGGCTTCCGCGTCGCGACCCGGCATCCCGAGCGGGTCACCGCGCTGATTGTCCAGAACGGCAACGCCTACGACGAGGGCCTCGCGGGCTTCTGGGACCCCATCAAGTCCTACTGGCGCGAGCCCACTCCGGCGAACCGCGAGGCGCTGCGCTGGCTGACGTCCTCGAAGGCCACGAAGTGGCAGTACACGAACGGCGTGCCCGACACGTCGCTGGTGAGCCCTGATGCGTGGACGCACGACCAGGCCCTGCTGGACCGGCCGGGCAACTCCGACATCCAGCTGGACCTCTTCTACGACTACCGCACCAACCCGCCCCTGTATCCGCAGTGGCAGGAGTACTTCCGCAACCACCGTCCGCCGACGCTCGTGATGTGGGGCAAGAACGACGAGATCTTCGTCGCGGCCGGTGCGGCCCCCTACGTGCGTGACAATCCGAAGGCGGAGGTCCACCTGCTGGACACGGGCCACTTCGCGCTCGAGACGCATGGCCAGCAGATGGCCGAGCTCATCCGCGACTTCCTCGCCCGTCATCCGACGAAGAAGCGTGCGGAGCGCTAG
- a CDS encoding DUF4241 domain-containing protein — translation MRHLKRWVLAATFLLTGFMSSTASAGGKVGWHLLGKFLVVSGQMRVSDPWYEKAPPGSVFDLSRVLAVKNGQWQAAAHLTDEGPNGIRVAELVALHVTTPTKSLKWSPDVLTVSVDSGMAGFCDDKYFRDVSQVPPGYVPQRLGRKPKVGDVWSDYVTEALISERQAKIIPFGVLSRTGDGDGTYEVHVARGADGSIDGVRLIYLKGEDPKRLRTSLQVLFGQTK, via the coding sequence ATGAGACATCTCAAACGGTGGGTCCTCGCGGCGACATTCCTGCTCACTGGCTTCATGTCCTCCACGGCTTCGGCCGGTGGGAAGGTGGGATGGCACCTGCTCGGAAAGTTCTTGGTGGTGTCGGGACAGATGCGGGTGAGCGACCCCTGGTACGAGAAGGCGCCCCCGGGCAGCGTTTTCGACCTGTCCCGGGTGCTGGCCGTGAAGAACGGGCAGTGGCAGGCCGCGGCGCATCTCACGGACGAGGGGCCCAACGGGATTCGGGTGGCGGAGCTCGTCGCGCTTCACGTCACGACCCCGACGAAGTCGCTGAAGTGGAGTCCGGACGTGCTGACCGTGAGCGTCGACTCCGGCATGGCGGGCTTCTGCGATGACAAGTATTTCCGCGATGTGAGCCAGGTGCCCCCTGGGTATGTGCCCCAGCGGCTCGGGCGCAAGCCGAAGGTCGGCGATGTCTGGTCTGACTACGTCACGGAGGCGCTGATTTCGGAGCGTCAAGCGAAGATCATCCCGTTCGGAGTGCTGTCCCGTACGGGGGACGGAGATGGAACGTATGAGGTTCACGTTGCTCGCGGAGCGGACGGAAGCATTGATGGCGTCCGGCTCATCTATCTGAAAGGCGAAGACCCGAAGAGGCTCCGCACGTCATTGCAGGTCCTCTTCGGGCAGACGAAGTAG
- a CDS encoding alpha/beta fold hydrolase produces the protein MKHRFFLEFAGLALAASTLGACASHPESHTPLAGLTAPHGTDAAAWSAARRFASLSFGRIAYVERGAGDAALFLHGAPLNGFQWRGAFDRLCDVRRCIAPDFMGLGYSDVPEAQPLDAAAQADMLAALLDSLGVSQVDIVASDSGGAVAQLFLVKFPQRVRTLLLTNCDTEPNSPPPKVMPVIELARAGTLAAATAAWLTDPDLARSTLGNAAFQNPAILTDEVIETYAAPLVSTPKRQAQYHAFHTAFVPNPLAGIEAKLLRTNVPVRIVWGQSDDIFPNEDAHYLDRTLPGSRGIRFVPGGKLFFQEENPDIIAEEALRLWKAP, from the coding sequence TTGAAACATCGATTCTTCCTCGAGTTCGCGGGCCTCGCCCTCGCGGCCAGCACGCTCGGCGCCTGTGCCTCACACCCTGAATCCCACACCCCCCTGGCGGGCCTCACGGCGCCCCACGGGACGGACGCGGCGGCCTGGAGCGCGGCGCGGCGCTTCGCCTCGCTCTCGTTCGGAAGGATTGCCTACGTGGAGCGTGGCGCGGGTGACGCGGCCTTGTTCCTCCATGGCGCGCCGCTCAATGGCTTCCAGTGGCGCGGAGCGTTTGATCGGCTGTGCGACGTGCGGCGCTGCATCGCGCCCGACTTCATGGGGCTCGGCTACTCGGACGTCCCCGAGGCCCAGCCGCTCGACGCCGCCGCGCAGGCGGACATGCTCGCGGCGCTGCTCGACTCGCTCGGCGTCTCCCAGGTCGACATCGTCGCGAGCGACAGCGGCGGCGCCGTCGCCCAGCTCTTCCTGGTCAAGTTCCCGCAGCGGGTCCGGACGCTCCTGCTGACGAACTGCGACACCGAGCCCAACAGCCCTCCGCCCAAGGTCATGCCGGTCATCGAGCTGGCGCGTGCTGGGACGCTCGCGGCGGCCACCGCGGCGTGGCTCACGGACCCGGACCTGGCCCGCTCGACGCTCGGGAATGCGGCCTTCCAGAACCCCGCCATCCTCACCGACGAGGTCATCGAGACCTATGCCGCGCCCCTGGTGAGCACGCCGAAGCGGCAAGCGCAGTACCACGCCTTCCACACGGCGTTTGTCCCCAACCCGCTGGCGGGAATCGAGGCGAAGCTGCTTCGCACGAACGTTCCGGTGCGCATCGTCTGGGGCCAGAGCGACGACATCTTCCCGAACGAGGACGCGCACTACCTCGACCGCACGCTCCCTGGCTCCCGGGGGATTCGCTTCGTGCCGGGAGGGAAGCTGTTCTTCCAGGAGGAGAACCCGGACATCATCGCGGAGGAAGCGCTCCGGCTGTGGAAGGCCCCCTGA
- a CDS encoding Ig-like domain-containing protein codes for MALAACRGEEKPPPVPTNEAPSAVDDLVTTDEDASVVIPGTSLASNDLDSDRDGLRVVSVGSATHGSVSMRSDDTIVFTPEADFSGTATFEYVVGDGRLTDTGKVVVVVSPLPDAPTAVADSLSMQEDSMLVLPGTLLLANDTDADGDTLSVTSVRGPAQGYFEWAGGNITFTPDANFFGTVTFEYMVGDGMRSSIAPVTITVTPVNDAPSVLKDDVSMEEDAVRVIPTATLLANDTDIEGDALTVTSVGSATHGTVALSDGNVTFTPDENYFGDASFEYTASDGNSSRSALVALTVNSVSDAPVAVADTVYAIRNSWQLIRRSALTENDVNIDGGSLNIITTRNATHCSVKIVGGDIDFVPEANFSGRATFEYIARNWTGGTSTALVTVIVTEPPVAVDDTVSTDEDTVLVIPVATLVANDTDADGDDLFVEAVLPATHGSVTLAHGNITFTPEENYFGPAVFDYRVSDGRYTHAAKVTVTVRPVNDAPRGIADSAVASREVELRIPVSTLLFNDRDQEGDSMTVSRVANAHDGTVVLDGLHVRFTPAPGFVGTTSFEYHVSDVHGATGIGSVSVRVRDHALQSVSAGGRHTCTLFTDGRVKCWGENTEGQLGLEDTRDRGYGSDPQMGGFLPFVQLGAGQRVKALSPGGHFSCALFESGGVKCWGENRYGQLGLGDTSRRGDAPGEMGDSLPWVDLGTGRTTKTLASGPDHACAILDNGEVKCWGANFLGGLGLGDRADRGDGPGEMGDALPSVSLGTGRTAKALVAGAAHTCALLDDDSVKCWGDNQYGQLGLGDRVRHGDVPGGMGDALPSVNLGTGRTPKALATSGSSTCALLDDGSIKCWGLNMCGQLGLGEQSNRGDAPGEMGDGLPAVQLGTGRTALAITGGADSKCALLDDGSVKCWGCNTWGQLGLGHTLHQGLVPSQMGDGLPRLSLGTGRTVSALVAGESQVCATFDDRGVKCWGANFFGQLGLGDREPRGDNPGEMGEALPLVDF; via the coding sequence GTGGCGCTCGCCGCATGTCGGGGAGAGGAGAAGCCTCCTCCGGTTCCGACCAACGAAGCCCCGTCCGCGGTCGATGACCTGGTGACGACCGACGAGGACGCCAGCGTGGTCATTCCGGGCACCTCGCTCGCCTCCAACGACCTCGACTCGGACCGCGATGGGCTCAGGGTCGTCTCCGTGGGCTCGGCGACCCATGGCAGCGTGTCGATGCGGTCCGACGACACCATCGTCTTCACCCCGGAGGCGGACTTCTCCGGCACCGCGACGTTCGAGTACGTGGTGGGGGATGGGCGCCTGACTGACACCGGGAAGGTGGTCGTCGTGGTCAGTCCCCTCCCCGATGCCCCCACGGCGGTCGCCGATTCCCTGTCCATGCAAGAGGACTCCATGCTGGTCCTCCCGGGCACCCTGCTTCTCGCCAACGACACGGATGCCGACGGCGATACCCTCAGCGTGACGTCCGTCAGAGGGCCGGCTCAGGGCTACTTCGAGTGGGCCGGCGGCAACATCACCTTCACTCCCGACGCGAACTTCTTCGGGACGGTGACGTTCGAGTACATGGTCGGCGATGGGATGCGCAGCAGCATCGCCCCGGTGACCATCACGGTCACCCCCGTGAATGATGCGCCCTCCGTGCTGAAGGATGACGTGAGCATGGAGGAGGATGCCGTGAGGGTCATCCCGACGGCCACGCTCCTCGCCAACGACACCGATATCGAAGGCGATGCTCTCACGGTGACGAGCGTCGGCTCGGCGACCCATGGCACCGTGGCGCTGTCGGACGGCAACGTCACCTTCACCCCGGACGAGAACTACTTCGGGGATGCGAGCTTCGAGTACACGGCCAGCGACGGGAACAGCTCCCGCTCTGCGCTGGTGGCGCTCACGGTCAACTCCGTGAGTGATGCTCCCGTTGCCGTTGCGGATACCGTGTACGCAATCAGGAATTCCTGGCAGCTCATCCGGAGAAGCGCTCTCACGGAGAACGACGTCAATATTGATGGCGGCTCTCTCAATATCATCACAACCCGCAATGCGACCCATTGCAGCGTGAAGATCGTCGGTGGCGACATCGACTTCGTCCCGGAGGCGAACTTCAGCGGAAGGGCGACGTTCGAGTACATCGCCAGGAACTGGACCGGTGGTACCAGCACCGCGCTGGTGACAGTCATCGTGACCGAGCCCCCTGTTGCCGTCGACGATACCGTGAGCACGGACGAGGACACCGTGCTGGTCATTCCGGTCGCCACGCTCGTCGCCAACGACACGGATGCCGACGGTGATGACCTCTTCGTGGAGGCTGTCCTTCCGGCCACGCATGGCAGCGTCACGCTGGCCCACGGCAACATCACCTTCACCCCGGAGGAGAACTACTTCGGACCGGCGGTGTTCGACTACCGGGTCAGCGACGGGCGCTACACCCATGCCGCGAAGGTGACGGTCACCGTCCGCCCCGTGAATGACGCGCCCCGGGGCATCGCGGATTCAGCGGTCGCCAGCAGGGAGGTCGAGCTGCGCATCCCGGTGTCGACGCTCCTCTTCAATGACCGGGACCAGGAAGGGGACTCGATGACGGTGAGCCGGGTCGCGAATGCCCATGACGGCACGGTCGTGCTCGACGGCCTCCACGTGCGGTTCACTCCGGCGCCTGGCTTCGTGGGCACCACGAGCTTCGAGTACCACGTGTCGGACGTCCACGGTGCGACCGGGATTGGCTCCGTCTCCGTGCGGGTCCGTGACCATGCCTTGCAGTCGGTCTCCGCCGGGGGGCGGCACACCTGCACGCTCTTCACGGATGGACGCGTGAAGTGCTGGGGGGAGAATACCGAGGGACAGCTCGGGCTCGAGGACACGCGTGATCGCGGCTACGGCAGCGACCCGCAGATGGGCGGCTTCCTCCCCTTCGTCCAACTTGGCGCGGGGCAGCGCGTGAAGGCGCTGAGCCCCGGTGGGCACTTCTCCTGTGCGCTGTTCGAGAGTGGCGGCGTCAAGTGCTGGGGTGAGAACCGATATGGCCAGCTCGGGCTCGGAGACACGTCGCGGCGCGGAGATGCGCCGGGGGAGATGGGGGATTCGCTGCCTTGGGTGGACCTCGGCACGGGTCGGACCACGAAGACACTCGCCAGTGGTCCTGACCATGCGTGCGCCATCCTCGACAATGGCGAGGTGAAGTGCTGGGGCGCCAATTTCCTGGGTGGGCTCGGGCTCGGCGATAGGGCGGATCGAGGAGATGGTCCGGGGGAGATGGGCGATGCGCTGCCCTCCGTGAGCCTCGGCACGGGGCGGACCGCGAAGGCGCTCGTCGCGGGGGCGGCGCATACGTGCGCGCTCCTGGATGATGACTCCGTCAAGTGCTGGGGGGACAACCAATATGGCCAGCTCGGGCTCGGAGACAGGGTGCGGCACGGAGATGTTCCAGGAGGGATGGGGGACGCGCTGCCTTCGGTGAACCTCGGCACGGGGCGGACCCCGAAGGCACTCGCCACCAGTGGGAGCTCCACGTGTGCGCTCCTCGATGATGGCTCCATCAAGTGCTGGGGGCTCAATATGTGTGGCCAGCTCGGACTTGGCGAGCAATCGAACCGCGGAGACGCGCCAGGGGAGATGGGGGACGGACTGCCTGCCGTCCAGCTGGGGACGGGGCGGACCGCGCTGGCGATCACCGGCGGGGCGGACTCCAAATGTGCGCTCCTGGATGACGGCTCCGTCAAGTGCTGGGGTTGCAACACCTGGGGCCAGCTGGGGCTCGGCCATACGCTGCATCAGGGACTCGTGCCGAGCCAGATGGGCGACGGGCTGCCTCGGCTCAGCCTGGGGACGGGCCGTACCGTGAGCGCTCTCGTGGCAGGCGAGTCTCAGGTATGCGCCACCTTCGACGACCGCGGCGTCAAGTGCTGGGGCGCCAACTTCTTTGGTCAGCTCGGGCTCGGCGATAGGGAGCCTCGGGGAGACAACCCGGGGGAGATGGGCGAGGCCCTCCCCCTCGTCGATTTCTAG
- a CDS encoding helix-turn-helix domain-containing protein, producing the protein MTDRPSCYPSLPPALLKSLGPGRMPLLDVLTSPVPSGRFDSPVDDRHVLCLHVGEPVPVTYRVGKAERQGARLHGQFCVVPAGSSTRWTLSSPARSLLLRMTPELMREVSESMGVGTRGAALDPAIHIRDAQVERIGWMMQSEDHEGYPGGRLFVDSLATALAARLFALQSHTEAPAPRRRHALPAWRLRQVVEYIEAHLDQDLSLAELANVAGFSLSHFKPLFKQATGLPVHRFVLERRVERARLRLVEGRKGLMEIAMEAGFSHPSHMARCLRRFLGMSPTELARASQERHSGEASSASSRRA; encoded by the coding sequence ATGACGGATAGACCCTCGTGCTACCCGAGCCTTCCGCCCGCGCTGCTGAAGAGCCTGGGCCCGGGGCGCATGCCGTTGCTCGACGTGCTCACGTCTCCAGTCCCCTCCGGGCGGTTCGACTCACCCGTGGATGACCGTCACGTCCTCTGCCTGCACGTCGGGGAGCCGGTGCCGGTGACGTACCGTGTGGGCAAGGCCGAGCGTCAGGGCGCGCGCCTCCACGGTCAGTTCTGCGTGGTTCCAGCGGGGTCGAGCACGCGGTGGACATTGTCGAGCCCCGCGCGCTCACTGCTCCTGCGGATGACGCCCGAGCTGATGCGAGAGGTGTCGGAGTCCATGGGGGTGGGGACACGAGGCGCGGCACTGGACCCGGCCATTCACATCCGGGACGCGCAGGTCGAGCGCATCGGCTGGATGATGCAGTCCGAGGACCACGAGGGATATCCGGGCGGGAGGCTCTTCGTGGACAGCCTGGCGACGGCGCTCGCCGCCCGGCTGTTCGCGTTGCAGTCACACACGGAGGCCCCGGCGCCCAGGCGTCGCCACGCATTGCCGGCGTGGCGGCTGCGGCAGGTGGTCGAGTACATCGAGGCACACCTGGACCAGGACCTGTCGCTGGCGGAGTTGGCCAACGTAGCGGGGTTCAGCCTGTCCCACTTCAAGCCGCTCTTCAAACAAGCCACGGGGCTGCCGGTTCATCGGTTCGTGCTGGAGCGCCGCGTGGAGCGCGCCCGGCTGCGCCTGGTGGAGGGGCGCAAGGGCCTGATGGAGATTGCGATGGAGGCGGGCTTCTCCCACCCCAGTCACATGGCCCGCTGCCTGCGCCGCTTCCTGGGGATGAGCCCGACGGAGCTTGCCCGGGCGTCGCAGGAGCGTCACTCCGGCGAGGCGAGCAGCGCCTCCAGTCGCCGCGCGTAG